Proteins from a genomic interval of Cyprinus carpio isolate SPL01 chromosome A21, ASM1834038v1, whole genome shotgun sequence:
- the LOC109099735 gene encoding putative tRNA (cytidine(32)/guanosine(34)-2'-O)-methyltransferase: MAPLPGVTQIQGDITKISTAQEIIQHFEGQSADLVVCDGAPDVTGLHDVDEYIQAQLLLAALNITTHVLKPGGNFVAKIFRGKDVTLLYSQLKIFFSSVTCAKPRSSRNSSIEAFVVCQNYCPPEGYVPNMSNPLLDHSYDIDFNQLEGPNRIIVPFLACGDLSAFDSDRTYPLQLDSSKEYQYLPPTQPPIRPPYQQACQLRKNNLLAKEDSPSGALDDSLSALDLNTSPDTNTVSPGTSN, encoded by the exons ATGGCCCCTTTGCCAGGTGTCACACAAATTCAAGGAGACATCACCAAG ATTTCTACAGCACAGGAGATTATTCAACATTTTGAAGGACAGTCTGCAGACTTGGTCGTATGTGATGGCGCCCCAGATG TTACTGGTCTTCATGATGTAGATGAGTACATTCAGGCACAGCTCCTGCTGGCG GCTCTCAATATCACCACACATGTTCTCAAACCAGGTGGCAACTTTGTTGCAAAA aTTTTCAGGGGGAAAGATGTGACGCTGCTGTACTCCCAGCTCAAGATCTTCTTCAGCTCTGTAACCTGTGCCAAACCACGCAGCAGCCGCAACTCTAGCATAG AGGCATTTGTGGTGTGTCAGAATTACTGTCCACCTGAAGGTTATGTCCCCAACATGTCCAACCCTTTACTGGATCACTCTTATG ATATTGACTTCAACCAGCTAGAGGGGCCAAACCGGATAATAGTTCCTTTCCTTGCTTGTGGAGATCTTAGTGCCTTTGATTCAGACAGAACTTACCCGCTTCAG CTTGATTCTAGTAAAGAGTACCAGTATTTACCACCCACCCAACCTCCAATTCGGCCTCCATACCAGCAAGCCTGTCAGCTCCGCAAGAATAACTTGCTAGCCAAAGAGGACTCGCCTTCTGGCGCACTTGATGATTCCCTGTCCGCTTTAGATCTCAATACGAGTCCAGACACGAACACGGTCTCACCAGGAACCTCCAACTAA